The Aureimonas populi genome includes the window GATCGCCGCCTGATAGAGCGGCACCACCGGCACCTCCTCGGCGACGAATTCGCCCACCTCGCGATAGGCGTCCAGGCGCGCCGTCTCGTCCAGCGTGTCGCGGGCCTCTTCGAGGCGCGTGTCGATGCCGGCGTCCGAGAGCGAGGACCAGGAGCTGGAGGAGTGCAGGAGCGGGAAGAGGACGCCGTCCGCGTCCTGGCAGGCGCAGGACCAGCGGCCGAAGGCCACGAAAGGCTGGTCTTCCGGCGCGCTCTGCACGCGCTGGAGATAGGTCGCCATGTCGGTCAGCTCGATCTCCACCGAAAGCCCGGTGTCGTTCAGCATCTGGGCGATGGCCTGGACGATGCGCTGGTCGAAGGTGGGAGACGTGGCGAAGGAGAGCGTCTGCCCCGCGGCGCCGGCCTCCTCGACGAGGCGCCGCGCCTCCTCCGGGTCGTAGGACGGGGCTTCGATGCCCTCGACATAGCCGAAATGGGCGGGCGTCGCCATCTGCGACACGGGCGTGTCGAAGCCGCCGAGAATGCCCTGGACGATCCCTTCCTTGTCGATGGCATGGGCGATGGCGCGGCGTACGCGCTCGTCGTCGAGGGGCGCGCGCGTCGGGTTGAGCTTTACGTAGCCGACCCGTTCGGTCAGCACCGAAAGGACCTTGGCGGTGCCGGAGCCTTCGAGCTGGAGGGCAAGGTCGGAATCGAGGCCGACGGCAAGGTCACTCGCGCCGGACTGGAGATTGGCCACGCGCGTCGCCGCATCGGGAACGGCGCGGAACTCGGCGGCGGGGAAGACGCCGACCTCGCCCCAGTAGTCGTCGTTGCGCTCCAGCGAGACCGAGACGCCCCGCTGCCAGCCGCCGAACCTGTAGGGACCCGAGCCGACCGGGGCCTCGTTGAAGGCCTCGTCGCCGATCTCCTCCACCACATGGGCCGGCACGATGGACAGCTTCACGAGCTGGGCGAGGAGGACCGGATAGGGGCCGTCGGTGGTCAGGGTCACCTCGTTCTCGCCCGTCACCTCGGCCGAGAGGATCTTGTTGAACTGGCCGAGCTGGGGGCTGGCGAATTCCGGATCGATGATGCGGTTGACGGAGAAGGCGACATCCTCGGCCGTGAGGGGCGCGCCATCGTGGAAGGTCACGTCGTCGCGCAGGGTGAAGACCACCTGTGTGTCCGAGGCATAGGACCATTCGGTGGCGATCTGCGGAACGATCTCGCCCTCGTCGTCGCGTGTCACGAGATTATCGAACACGTTGCGGTAGACGTAGTAGCTGTCCGGATTCCACTGCTTGTGGGGATCGAGCGAGGAGGGCTCGCTCACGAGATCCACCACCAGGAGGTCCTTGGCCATGGCCACTCCCAGCGCCAGCGGCGAGGAGGCGAGCGCGAGGGCTGCGAGCGCCGACGCGAAGGGGCGGGTCATCCGGGTCATCCAAGAATCCTCGGTCTGGAAGCGGTTGGGTCGGTTGGGGGAGAGGACGCCGCCTTGCGCGGCGGCGCGGCGCGGCGCGACGCCTTGCGCGAGACCATCGCCTCGGATTCCAGGAAACGATCGAGCAGATAGGTTTCGAGAACGGTGTTGGCGGCGGCCAGATGGTCGAGTGCCTCGGCCTTGCGCCCATGCGTCAGCGCCTCCACGAGGCGCGAGCGGTTCGCCGGAACGAGCTTCAGCGGACCCCTGGCCTCGAAGAAGTGGACGAGGCGGATCGAGCGGTCCCACAGATCGGTCAGCCAGCTCTGCACCATCGGCATGGAGAGCTGTGCGGCCAGACACTCGAGAATATCGCGTTCGCAACGACGGATGGTGGGCAGGACATCGCCTCCCAGATCCCGCCGTTGAGCCAGAACGACATGCATCTGCGAAAGCGCCCTCAAACGATTTCCCGTCCTTTCGTCGAGCGCCACGGAACACAGGAGCGGCTCCAGATGGCGCCGCGCCGCGCTGAGTTCTCGGATTTCGCTCGCCGAGACGGGCGTGACGGACCATCCGCTGCGCGCGCTGGAGGAGACGAAGCCACTGACCTGCAGGCGCGCCAGCGCCGCCCTGACAGCGCCGCGCCCCAGCGCGAACTCGCTGGCCAGCGCGCTCTCGGAAAGCCGTTCCCCCGGGGCGAGGACGCAGCTCACGATGGCATTGCGCAAGGCGCGCTCGGCCATTTCGCCCTTGCCGGGCGCGGGGGTCGGAGAGACGTAGGCGTCGGTATCCAGCATCGGCGGTTTTCTAACCTCTCAGTTCCAAACTGTGTCATCTTTAATCAGTGAATGGAAGGGCATAAATTTCGGGCTTTGGAGGCCGGATTAAAATAATCATTCAGCTTCCCATGCGTGCAGGAAGTCCTCTTCCTTTCATCAACCAACTGAAAAGAAATCGCTTTTCTGATTCTCGGCAGTCACGGTGCCGGAGATCGCTTTTGGCATGATTCGCGATTGCCTGGGTCGTATGACATCGGCAGAATAGATTTTGACGTTACAAAATTCGTTACTGAGATGTCAGTTTTGAATTTATCGGGACGTTTCCAGTCCGCAGCCGCAGTGTTTGTCTTCGGGCGGTCTGCGCCGACACTTCTCAAGGTAAGGATGAGCCGATGCGCCTGAAGAATCTGCTGGTCGCCGCCATGCTGGCGTCCACCTCGCTCGTGTCGTCAACCGCGCTGGCCTCGGCCAAGGAGGTTCTCGTCGTGGATTTCATCGCCGAGCCGAGCTCCCTTGATCCGCATGTCCAGTGGAACACCGACAGCTTCAACGTCTACCGCAACATTTTCGACAACCTCCTGACACGCGATGACGAGGGCGAGATCGCCCCGCAGATCGCCACCGGGTGGGACTATCTGTCGGATACGCGGATCGAGTTCACGATCCGCGAGGGGGTCACCTTCCACGATGGCGCGCCCCTCACCGCCGAAGACGTCGCCTTCAGTATCGAGCGCATCATCGATCCGGAATTCGCCAGCCCCCAGCTCGGCCAGTTCAACCAGATCGAGAAGGCCGAGGCGACGGGCGACAATACGGTCGTCGTGACCACCAGGGGTCCCTATCCCGTCCTCCTCGCCCAGCTCACCAAGCTGTCCATCGTGCCGCGCCATGTGGTCGAAGCCGTTTCCAAGGAGGAGTTCAATGTCGCCCCGGTGGGCTCGGGGCCCTATCGTTTCGAAAACTGGCAGCGCGGCGTCGAAGTGCTTCTGACGCGCAACGACGACTATTGGGGGGAGAAGGGGGCCTTTCCGCGGGTTTCGTTCCGGGCCGTCCCGGACGGATCGACCCGCATCGCCAACCTTCAGTCCGGCACCACCGATCTCGTCAGCAATCTCGACAACGATCTTGCCGCGCAGCTCGAGGGATTCGGCGTCGGCAAGGTGCTGCCGGTGCGCGGCGAGCGCATCGCCTATTTCGCGCTCAACGTGAACCAGCCGCCGCTGGACGACCCGCGCGTACGCCTCGCCATCGCCCACGCCATCGACAAGGAAGGCATCGTCGAGGGCATTCTGGGCGGCTTCGACGCGCCGCTCTCGCAACTCACCTCCCCGGTGTCCTTCGGCTATGTCGAGGGCATCGAGGCGCCGGCTTACGATCCGGACAGGGCGCGTGAAATCCTTGCCGAGGTGGGCGGGGCGGCGCGCACCGAGTTCACGCTCTTCACGACGCCCACCTACGACCAGCGCGTCGTCCAGGCGATCCAGCAGATGCTGACCGAGGTCGGCCTGAACGTCTCCATCGAGACCACGGACATGGGCAACTGGATGCAGCGCATGCAGTCCGGCCCGGAGACGATTCCCGCGAGCGCCTTCGGCCGCTGGAGCTGCGGCTGCCAGGATGCGGACGGCACGCTCTATCCGCTCCTCCATTCGTCGAGCAGTTGGGCCTATATCCAGGATCCGGAAATCGATGCGGCGCTGGATGCCGCCCGCACCACCATCGATTCGGACGAGCGCCTCGAACTCTACAGGACGGTGCACGAGATCGTCGCACGCGAGACCTACATCATTCCCCTCTATCAGGCCTCGGTGATCTACGGCGCGGCGAACGACGTGGAATTCTCGCCGCTGCCGAACGAGAACCTCTTCCTCAACCGCGTCGGCTGGTCGGGCGAGTAACCGAGGTAAAGAGACGCAAGGCTCGAACCGGGCGCTTTCGGGCGTCCGGTTCTCGTCGTTTCAGGAACGCCATGAACAGCGAGGCGGCCATGATCACCATTCTCGAAAACGCCCATGTCGTCGATATCGAAAGCGGCGAGGTGCTGCCGGACCGGCATCTCGTGCTGGAGAACGGCACGATCCGGGAAGTGGGGGAGGGGGCCGCTTCCCTCGACAAGGCTTTGCGCATTCCGGTGGATGGGCGCTTCGTCATTCCGGGCCTGATCGACGCACACGTCCATGCGACGGCCTACACCGCCGATCTTTCGCAACTGCCGCGCCAGTCGCCCATGTATGTGGCGGCGCGGGCGGCGGGGCTCCTCAAGGCCATGCTGAAGCGCGGTTTCACCACCGTGCGCGATGTCGGCGGGGCCGAGTTCGGGCTCGCCCAATCGGTGGAGGAAGGGCTGATCGCCGGCCCGCGCCTTCTCTACGGAGGCAAGGCGCTTTCGCCGAGCGGCGGCCATGGCGACCATCGCTCCAGGGGCATGGAGCACGAGGAGGGCGCCTACGCGCAGGTCAGCCTCGGCCGCCGCTGCGACGGCGTGGATGCCGTACGCCGGGCCGCGCGCGACGAGATCCGGCGCGGCGCGCATCATATCAAGATCATGGCCAATGGCGGCATCTCCTCGCCCACCGACCGCATCACCTCCGACCAGTTCTGCGAGGACGAAATCCGGGCTATCGTCGAGGAGGCCGAAATGGCCGATCTCTACGTCGTCTCGCACACCTACACGGCGCGCTCGGTGGCCCGCGCTGTGCGGTGCGGCGTGCGCTCCATCGAGCACGGGAACCTCCTCGACGAGGAGACCGTCGCGTTGATGAAGACGGCCGGCGCCTATCTGACACCGACGCTCTCCTGCTTCCGGGCGCTGGCGGATGTGGGAGAGGCGAGCGGCTTTCCGGCGGATCGGAGGGACAAGATCGCGCAGGTGCTCGATTCGGGCATCCGCGCGGTGGAGATGGCCTATCGCGCCGGCGTTCCGATGGCCTACGGCACGGATCTGATCGGCCCGATGCAGGAGCGCCAGCTCGACGAGTTCGCCCTGCGCGCCGAGGTCGTCGCGCCTCTGGATCTCCTGCGCTCGGCCACCGCCACGGCCGCCGAACTCGTGCGCATGCAGAACGAGATCGGCCATGTGCGCGCCGGCTATCGCGCCGACCTCAACATCCTCTCGGCCAACCCGCTGGAGAAGGGGGTTCTCGCCAATTTCGCCCACCATCTCGAACTGACGATCAAGGGCGGCATCGTGCAGGACTGACAGGGCGTGCCGAAAGCCCGCCGGGCTGGCGTTCGGCGCAGCCTTCTCCGGGCGTCATCCTTCCTCAAGGCCGCAATGGCGCTGGATGAGCGTTGTGGCCACCATTCCCGGTGGGCGTGCTCTCAGGACGGTTGCCGAGGCCGGAAGGCGATCTCGCACTCGGCCTCGATCTGCCGATCCCATTCCGCCTTGCCGAGCTCCGCCAGCGGCAGGATGCGCGCCCCGCGCCGCGTGAAGGGAAAGCGTCGTGCGTCCGTCGAGGCCCATCCCCCGCTGTCCACCACGTAAATGCCGTTCTCGGCCAGCGGCGTGAAAGACGTGCGGAAGTGGTTGCTCGACTTCACGTGGATGATCGCCTTGTCCTCCAGAACGATGCCCTGGCTGCGGAAGGCCTGCGTGTCGTAGGCCTGAATGCGTTCGGTGACGAGAGCGACATGGCCGGCCTCGCCGACGCGCAGGACCGCGCCCGGCCCGCCTTCCAGAAGCTCGCCGAAGAGGTTCGCCCCCTCGTTGCGGTAGCGGACCTCGCCCAGGCGCTCCACCGTCACCTCGGCCCGGAACGGCTCGCCATCGCGCATCCGGCCCATCGCCACCACGCCGCGCTTCCCTTCGCCGATGGCCTTTGCAGCACGCACGGCATCCGCGTCCACCAGGAAACCCGCCGCGAAGGGCAGGCTCTGCCCGGCGAGCGCGGCGATGATGTCGGCGACATCGGCAACGCCCCCCGATCCCGGATTGTCGCCCGCATCGGCGACGACGACACGGCCCTCGGCGGCCCGCGCGAAAATCTCCGGCGCGGCCTCCGCGAAGGAGGGCGCCCTCTTCAGCATCGCGTCACGCCGCTCCCAGATCGCCTCGGCCATGTCCCGGAAGGCTCGGCGCATCGCCTCGTCATCCGTCCCGGTAACGAGCACGGAACTGCCGACCTCCTCGGAATCGACGTAAGGAAAGCCGCCCATCACGACGACATCGGCAAGGCCCTCGCGTCTCTCGACTTCGTTCGACAGCGCGACAAGGTCGCGGAATGGGGCGGCGTCGCTCGTCTGCGCGCTCATGGGCGCGGCCAGCGGCAGACGGAAGCGGCGCGTGCGCCAGGGCGTGGCGTCGAGCGCGAGACGCATCAGCTTCTGCCCCCGCGCCCTGGTGTCGGCATGGGGATAGAGCTTGCCGCCGATCACCACATCCACCGTATGGGGAAGGGCGGGCTCGACATTGGCGTGGAAATCGAGCGGCACGGCGATGCGCACGCGCGGCCCCACGATCGCGCGCACCTTTCGCGCAAGATCGGTCTCGGGAGCCTCGACGCCCTCCACCACCAGCGCGCCGTGCAGAAGCAACGCCACCACGTCCACCGGGCCGCTCGCGGCGATGTCCTCCAGCGAGCGGACGATCTCGCCCACGAGCCGGTGGTAGCTCTTCCCGTCCAGCGTTCCGCCGGGCAGGCAGCCCGTGCACAGGCCGTAGGCGATCTCGTATCCCGCCTCGTCCAGCGCCTCCGTCACCCCGCCCAGCCAGTTGCTCGTCGATCCGAATTCCCGCCGGACGGCTTGGCCCGAGACATATTGCGCCGAGCGAAAGCCTTCGTAGGAAGCCTTGGCGGGGGTGAAGGCGTTGGCTTCGTGAAAGAGCTGGATGACGGCGGCGCGGGGCATCGGCAAACCTTAGGGATGATCGGTCGAAAAACGGAACGGGAGGAGGCTACACCTCGCGCCCGTCCTGCCAGCGAGGACAGGGAAGGATCAACCGCGCGGGGCCTTGCGCATGTAGCGCAAATCCTGCCGCGGGTCGGAGAAGGCCCCGTCGCCCGGCAGGAGGGCCTCCGTAGGCCATGACGTCATGGGATCAGGCTCTCGTCGATATGGATGCCGGCTTCCCGCGCGATGGCGGCCTTGTGCTCGCTGGAGAGGCTCTGCCGCATCTCGATCGTGATCCGTCCCTCCGGCTCATCCGCGACGGCAACGTCGCCGGCCTCCTCGCTCGCGAGATGCGTCAGGGCGGTGCTGCCGGGGAACGCGGCGGACAGGATGCGGCTCGCGCCGTTGGCGTGCGCCATGGCGCCTTGCGTCCAGACGAGGGCCGGGGTGTGGTGCTGGCAGAACAGGCATTGCAGGCCGGGCGTCGAGGCGCGGGGCAGGCGGATCACCGAGAAGCGCAGCTCGCCCTCGGCCATCGGCCGGGAGAAGGTGCGCGCCGGCTCGGCGTCTATGCCCCTTCGCGCCAGCATCGCGGCCGTCCGCGCCACGTCGCCGCTGCGCAGGGCGATACCCCGCAGGCCGGGGCCGGCGCGCAACAGCGTTCGCCAGCCCTCGTTGGCCGGGGTCGGCGCGACGATGCCCATCAGCTCGACATAGGCGCCGGGCAGCATGATGCAGCTATTGGCCGTTCCCATCGCCTCGCTGTGGCAGGCGGTCGGCGTGAGCGTGAAGCCCGATTCCGCGAAGGCCGCGCGCGCTCTTTCGAGGCTCGGCACAAGCGCGACGAGATGGTCCACGGGAAGCCGGATCGACATGCTCATCCCCTCTCGCACCGTCATCGTCGATGACTGCGCACCTCGAGGCTGCGATGGCGATGATCCGGCGTCTGCCCCGGCGGCGCTGAGTGCCGGCGCGCC containing:
- a CDS encoding ABC transporter substrate-binding protein, with amino-acid sequence MTRMTRPFASALAALALASSPLALGVAMAKDLLVVDLVSEPSSLDPHKQWNPDSYYVYRNVFDNLVTRDDEGEIVPQIATEWSYASDTQVVFTLRDDVTFHDGAPLTAEDVAFSVNRIIDPEFASPQLGQFNKILSAEVTGENEVTLTTDGPYPVLLAQLVKLSIVPAHVVEEIGDEAFNEAPVGSGPYRFGGWQRGVSVSLERNDDYWGEVGVFPAAEFRAVPDAATRVANLQSGASDLAVGLDSDLALQLEGSGTAKVLSVLTERVGYVKLNPTRAPLDDERVRRAIAHAIDKEGIVQGILGGFDTPVSQMATPAHFGYVEGIEAPSYDPEEARRLVEEAGAAGQTLSFATSPTFDQRIVQAIAQMLNDTGLSVEIELTDMATYLQRVQSAPEDQPFVAFGRWSCACQDADGVLFPLLHSSSSWSSLSDAGIDTRLEEARDTLDETARLDAYREVGEFVAEEVPVVPLYQAAILYGAASGLEWQPTANESLFLNRMGWSD
- a CDS encoding GntR family transcriptional regulator is translated as MLDTDAYVSPTPAPGKGEMAERALRNAIVSCVLAPGERLSESALASEFALGRGAVRAALARLQVSGFVSSSARSGWSVTPVSASEIRELSAARRHLEPLLCSVALDERTGNRLRALSQMHVVLAQRRDLGGDVLPTIRRCERDILECLAAQLSMPMVQSWLTDLWDRSIRLVHFFEARGPLKLVPANRSRLVEALTHGRKAEALDHLAAANTVLETYLLDRFLESEAMVSRKASRRAAPPRKAASSPPTDPTASRPRILG
- a CDS encoding ABC transporter substrate-binding protein — translated: MRLKNLLVAAMLASTSLVSSTALASAKEVLVVDFIAEPSSLDPHVQWNTDSFNVYRNIFDNLLTRDDEGEIAPQIATGWDYLSDTRIEFTIREGVTFHDGAPLTAEDVAFSIERIIDPEFASPQLGQFNQIEKAEATGDNTVVVTTRGPYPVLLAQLTKLSIVPRHVVEAVSKEEFNVAPVGSGPYRFENWQRGVEVLLTRNDDYWGEKGAFPRVSFRAVPDGSTRIANLQSGTTDLVSNLDNDLAAQLEGFGVGKVLPVRGERIAYFALNVNQPPLDDPRVRLAIAHAIDKEGIVEGILGGFDAPLSQLTSPVSFGYVEGIEAPAYDPDRAREILAEVGGAARTEFTLFTTPTYDQRVVQAIQQMLTEVGLNVSIETTDMGNWMQRMQSGPETIPASAFGRWSCGCQDADGTLYPLLHSSSSWAYIQDPEIDAALDAARTTIDSDERLELYRTVHEIVARETYIIPLYQASVIYGAANDVEFSPLPNENLFLNRVGWSGE
- a CDS encoding metal-dependent hydrolase family protein produces the protein MNSEAAMITILENAHVVDIESGEVLPDRHLVLENGTIREVGEGAASLDKALRIPVDGRFVIPGLIDAHVHATAYTADLSQLPRQSPMYVAARAAGLLKAMLKRGFTTVRDVGGAEFGLAQSVEEGLIAGPRLLYGGKALSPSGGHGDHRSRGMEHEEGAYAQVSLGRRCDGVDAVRRAARDEIRRGAHHIKIMANGGISSPTDRITSDQFCEDEIRAIVEEAEMADLYVVSHTYTARSVARAVRCGVRSIEHGNLLDEETVALMKTAGAYLTPTLSCFRALADVGEASGFPADRRDKIAQVLDSGIRAVEMAYRAGVPMAYGTDLIGPMQERQLDEFALRAEVVAPLDLLRSATATAAELVRMQNEIGHVRAGYRADLNILSANPLEKGVLANFAHHLELTIKGGIVQD
- a CDS encoding M81 family metallopeptidase; translation: MPRAAVIQLFHEANAFTPAKASYEGFRSAQYVSGQAVRREFGSTSNWLGGVTEALDEAGYEIAYGLCTGCLPGGTLDGKSYHRLVGEIVRSLEDIAASGPVDVVALLLHGALVVEGVEAPETDLARKVRAIVGPRVRIAVPLDFHANVEPALPHTVDVVIGGKLYPHADTRARGQKLMRLALDATPWRTRRFRLPLAAPMSAQTSDAAPFRDLVALSNEVERREGLADVVVMGGFPYVDSEEVGSSVLVTGTDDEAMRRAFRDMAEAIWERRDAMLKRAPSFAEAAPEIFARAAEGRVVVADAGDNPGSGGVADVADIIAALAGQSLPFAAGFLVDADAVRAAKAIGEGKRGVVAMGRMRDGEPFRAEVTVERLGEVRYRNEGANLFGELLEGGPGAVLRVGEAGHVALVTERIQAYDTQAFRSQGIVLEDKAIIHVKSSNHFRTSFTPLAENGIYVVDSGGWASTDARRFPFTRRGARILPLAELGKAEWDRQIEAECEIAFRPRQPS
- a CDS encoding VOC family protein — encoded protein: MSIRLPVDHLVALVPSLERARAAFAESGFTLTPTACHSEAMGTANSCIMLPGAYVELMGIVAPTPANEGWRTLLRAGPGLRGIALRSGDVARTAAMLARRGIDAEPARTFSRPMAEGELRFSVIRLPRASTPGLQCLFCQHHTPALVWTQGAMAHANGASRILSAAFPGSTALTHLASEEAGDVAVADEPEGRITIEMRQSLSSEHKAAIAREAGIHIDESLIP